A window of Clostridium sp. 'White wine YQ' contains these coding sequences:
- a CDS encoding sensor histidine kinase, translated as MEGIKMYMNKSVRTKMVKYFILVIFFIVLILNILMINYIKRYYYDSTEQVLKSEIKTSADFYNKYFSYTSLEENIYNNIDVFWSESNAEVQILDTNGKLLMDSMGVKDKNVIDTSDVKKAAKGDYERWIGKVSYYDDEVMAISYPLKSSGEIKGVLRYVISLKEVNSSIKGIAIFFITISLIVLAIGAIISLILAKGIINPIKELTTVAETMASGDLNIRSLNNSKDEIGKLSATLNYMAEELSKREKLKNDFISSVSHELRTPLTAIKGWVITINGDYSDEEVLKMGLGIIEKETERLSNMVEELLDFSRLISGKIALKKEMISIKDIVDYIGIYMTPRANRDNIEFLVNIEENLPEIWADGDRMKQVFINIIDNAFNFTEPGGRVELSISKEKNSSQILIKLKDNGCGIEEDILPKIKEKFVKGKNSRSQNGIGLSICDEIVSQHGGSLEIYSKLSVGTEVVIKLPTAFRD; from the coding sequence ATGGAAGGAATAAAAATGTACATGAATAAAAGTGTTAGAACCAAGATGGTTAAATACTTCATATTGGTTATATTTTTTATAGTTTTGATTTTGAATATTCTAATGATAAATTATATAAAAAGATACTATTATGATAGCACTGAACAAGTACTAAAGAGTGAAATAAAAACATCAGCCGATTTTTATAATAAATATTTCTCGTATACATCACTTGAAGAAAATATTTATAACAATATTGATGTTTTTTGGAGTGAAAGTAATGCTGAAGTACAAATATTAGATACGAATGGTAAACTTCTTATGGATTCTATGGGAGTAAAGGATAAGAATGTAATAGATACTTCAGATGTTAAAAAGGCTGCTAAAGGTGATTATGAAAGATGGATAGGAAAAGTAAGTTATTATGATGATGAAGTAATGGCTATATCTTATCCACTTAAATCTTCAGGAGAGATTAAAGGTGTGCTTAGATACGTTATTTCTCTTAAGGAAGTAAATAGTTCAATAAAAGGAATTGCAATATTTTTTATCACAATTTCATTAATCGTACTAGCTATTGGAGCAATTATTAGTTTAATTTTAGCAAAAGGAATAATTAATCCAATTAAAGAGTTAACTACTGTTGCTGAAACTATGGCATCAGGAGATTTAAACATAAGGAGTCTTAATAATTCTAAAGATGAGATAGGAAAACTATCAGCAACACTTAATTATATGGCTGAAGAATTATCAAAAAGAGAAAAACTAAAGAATGATTTTATATCTTCAGTGTCACACGAGCTTAGAACTCCTTTGACAGCTATAAAAGGATGGGTGATTACTATAAATGGTGATTATTCTGATGAAGAAGTTTTAAAAATGGGATTGGGAATTATTGAAAAAGAAACAGAACGTCTATCTAATATGGTAGAAGAGTTATTAGATTTCTCAAGGCTTATTTCCGGGAAAATAGCTCTAAAAAAAGAAATGATATCAATAAAAGATATAGTAGATTATATTGGAATATACATGACACCTAGGGCAAATAGAGATAACATAGAGTTTCTAGTTAATATAGAAGAAAACCTTCCTGAAATATGGGCAGATGGAGATAGGATGAAGCAAGTTTTTATTAATATAATAGATAATGCTTTTAATTTTACTGAGCCTGGCGGAAGAGTAGAATTATCAATAAGCAAGGAAAAGAATAGTAGTCAAATTCTAATCAAGCTTAAAGATAATGGATGCGGAATTGAAGAAGATATATTACCTAAGATTAAAGAAAAATTCGTTAAAGGAAAGAATTCCAGATCTCAGAATGGAATTGGATTGTCTATTTGTGATGAAATTGTTTCACAACATGGAGGAAGCTTAGAGATATATAGCAAGTTATCAGTTGGAACAGAGGTAGTTATAAAACTTCCTACTGCCTTTAGAGATTAA
- a CDS encoding diacylglycerol/lipid kinase family protein has product MKHLFIINPEAGKGRALEYKDKIEKIFTKINEEYEIIITERVGHATEVVRELTSRDRYRVYAIGGDGTLNEVVNGLVGTDSILGVIPAGSGNDFIRSIWDEQDDELLIKTIRGDFKKIDLAKVNNKYFINISSIGFDAEVVYNARKYKKYKFISGPFAYFISIFITALRFKGVEIEFELDGQPINDKIFLMAVANGKYYGGGIKIAPFANITDGALELYLIKAISIFKLIREIPKVLKGVHSYGIKEVKYSKIQNIKAKSKNEFTINIDGEIVRGKEVEFLILPSKLDMIIPNN; this is encoded by the coding sequence ATGAAACATTTATTTATAATTAACCCTGAAGCTGGTAAAGGAAGAGCATTAGAATATAAAGATAAAATAGAAAAGATATTTACTAAAATCAATGAAGAATATGAAATCATTATAACAGAAAGAGTTGGACATGCTACTGAGGTAGTAAGAGAGCTTACATCTAGAGACAGATATAGGGTTTATGCAATAGGAGGAGATGGAACATTAAATGAGGTGGTTAACGGGTTAGTAGGAACAGACAGTATACTTGGAGTAATACCAGCAGGTTCAGGAAATGATTTTATAAGAAGTATATGGGATGAACAGGATGACGAGTTATTAATAAAGACTATAAGAGGTGATTTTAAGAAAATTGATTTAGCAAAAGTAAATAATAAATATTTCATAAATATATCATCAATAGGGTTTGATGCAGAAGTAGTATATAATGCGAGAAAATATAAAAAGTATAAGTTTATAAGTGGACCATTTGCTTATTTTATAAGTATTTTTATAACTGCATTGAGATTTAAAGGCGTTGAAATCGAGTTTGAACTAGATGGACAGCCTATAAATGATAAGATATTTTTAATGGCAGTAGCTAATGGTAAATATTATGGGGGAGGAATAAAAATTGCTCCTTTTGCCAATATAACAGATGGGGCATTAGAATTATATTTAATTAAAGCAATATCAATATTTAAGTTAATTAGAGAAATTCCTAAAGTTTTAAAAGGAGTACATAGTTATGGAATTAAGGAAGTAAAGTATTCAAAAATTCAGAACATAAAGGCGAAGTCTAAAAATGAATTTACCATAAATATTGATGGGGAGATAGTAAGAGGGAAAGAGGTTGAGTTTCTAATACTTCCTTCAAAATTGGATATGATAATTCCTAACAATTAA
- a CDS encoding CPC_1213 family protein — protein MAKKDNTKSNNKKHIDHDPRTESAKATFSSEKHKCN, from the coding sequence ATGGCAAAAAAAGATAATACTAAATCAAATAATAAAAAGCATATTGACCATGATCCTCGTACAGAAAGCGCTAAAGCAACTTTTTCAAGTGAAAAACATAAATGTAATTAA
- the tsaD gene encoding tRNA (adenosine(37)-N6)-threonylcarbamoyltransferase complex transferase subunit TsaD, translating into MEKKIILSIESSCDETSAAIVINGREVLSNIIASQIDIHEKFGGVVPEVASRKHIEAVNWVVEEALKEANVTLEDIDAVAVTYGPGLVGALLVGLQYAKGLAYSLKLPLIGVNHIEGHICANFIDHKDLVPPFVSLVVSGGNTFIVHVKDYGEYEILGETRDDAAGEAFDKVARAIGLGYPGGPKIDKISKEGNADAIKFPKAKFHEDTLDFSFSGLKSAVLNYINKKNMQGEEINRADVAASFQKSVVEVLTENVLATCEKRKINKIAIAGGVASNSYLRNNLIKEGNKIGVEILFPSLVLCTDNAAMIGSAAYFQLIKGDSSGLDLNAKPNLKLGEK; encoded by the coding sequence ATGGAGAAAAAAATTATTTTATCCATTGAGAGCTCTTGTGATGAAACATCAGCTGCCATTGTAATAAATGGAAGAGAAGTTTTATCAAATATTATAGCATCTCAAATAGATATACATGAAAAATTTGGTGGAGTCGTTCCAGAAGTAGCTTCTAGAAAACATATTGAAGCAGTAAACTGGGTTGTTGAAGAAGCATTAAAGGAAGCAAATGTAACATTAGAAGATATAGATGCAGTTGCTGTGACATATGGGCCGGGACTAGTGGGAGCACTTTTAGTAGGCTTGCAATATGCTAAGGGATTAGCATATTCTTTAAAGTTACCACTAATAGGAGTTAATCATATTGAAGGACATATTTGTGCAAATTTTATAGATCATAAAGACTTAGTTCCTCCATTTGTATCATTAGTTGTTTCAGGTGGAAATACATTCATAGTTCATGTTAAGGATTATGGAGAATATGAGATATTAGGTGAAACTAGAGATGATGCAGCTGGTGAAGCTTTTGATAAGGTAGCTAGGGCAATAGGATTAGGTTATCCAGGTGGTCCGAAGATCGATAAAATATCAAAAGAAGGTAATGCGGATGCAATTAAATTTCCAAAAGCTAAATTCCATGAAGATACTTTAGATTTTTCTTTTTCAGGGTTAAAATCTGCAGTATTAAATTATATTAATAAGAAAAATATGCAAGGTGAAGAAATAAATAGAGCAGATGTAGCAGCATCATTCCAAAAATCAGTAGTGGAAGTGCTTACAGAAAATGTTCTAGCAACCTGCGAAAAAAGAAAAATCAATAAAATTGCTATAGCTGGAGGGGTTGCATCTAACAGCTATTTGAGAAATAATTTAATTAAAGAAGGAAATAAAATAGGGGTTGAGATTCTATTCCCTTCTCTAGTGTTATGCACTGATAATGCAGCCATGATTGGAAGTGCAGCTTATTTTCAATTGATTAAAGGGGATTCAAGTGGGTTGGATTTAAATGCAAAGCCAAATTTAAAACTGGGGGAGAAGTAA
- a CDS encoding RusA family crossover junction endodeoxyribonuclease, translating into MNKSYAKVIVKGSPISKSNFKLFNTNGRAILPYNSGKYHDRYALYEEEISYEARVQNPNIVLEEGLIAILKVYYKSSKRHPDTNNITKSIFDGVEKSGLIVNDAQIKTIYIEEFYDKENPRFELELFGESEYEIEYTIKPKEIKSEKLIYSPASNGKKLIKNTTSKTSENNNLLICEFCNKPIKSNDYIKANKGKTLVCKNCFNKLF; encoded by the coding sequence ATGAATAAATCTTATGCTAAGGTTATTGTGAAGGGGTCTCCAATATCTAAATCTAATTTTAAATTATTTAATACAAATGGAAGGGCAATACTCCCCTATAACTCTGGCAAATATCATGATAGATATGCACTTTACGAAGAAGAAATTTCTTATGAAGCGAGAGTACAGAATCCAAATATTGTTCTAGAAGAGGGTTTGATAGCAATACTTAAAGTTTATTATAAGAGTTCTAAACGACATCCTGATACTAACAATATAACAAAAAGTATTTTTGATGGAGTTGAAAAAAGTGGCCTTATTGTTAATGATGCTCAAATAAAAACAATTTATATAGAAGAATTTTATGACAAAGAAAATCCTCGTTTTGAGTTAGAGTTATTTGGTGAAAGTGAATATGAAATAGAATACACTATAAAACCTAAAGAAATTAAAAGTGAAAAGTTAATCTACTCTCCAGCCTCTAATGGGAAAAAGCTTATTAAGAATACCACTTCTAAAACTTCAGAAAATAATAACTTATTAATTTGTGAGTTTTGTAATAAACCTATTAAGTCAAATGATTATATAAAAGCAAATAAAGGCAAAACCTTAGTTTGTAAAAACTGTTTTAACAAGTTGTTTTGA
- a CDS encoding LTA synthase family protein, whose translation MNLTNLKVSIIENFKAQLTKNTILRVVFYLLLVISITLKGIYFQGFVGSKTPYNFSFGTGYSSVSPFMNYYIAFAVVFLSFTLLFKGKGKWIFPLIINALLTFLFVLDLWYFRGFQTVPSVIVATQTANLDNMSGSILSLTTKLDFIFVIDFLVLIPYIIIFRKSFKKVKSNFKGFAAAFLISIIYIGYVPFNINVLGNKDVRNSYLFSNYDATNTAKYFSSIGYHLFDVYNTYKDLKPYKLTADEQKEVKDFYAKKNENLPDNNYKGLFNGKNLLIIQVESLENFVIGQKADGQEITPNLNKILNNSIYFPHVFEQVNEGTSSDSDLMVNTGMLPLKKGSTFFRYPNRDYISLPKLLGDKGYESTAIHPDKGSFWNYADGLKGIGFNNFIDYYSFNPDEVIGLGLSDETYFKQVVPMIKKMKQPFYTFTVTLTNHGPFELPDKYKELNLTGELKDSLLGNSFQTVHYTDKQIGMFLNELDKNGLLDNTVVVIEGDHTGVHKYYNDKVNEMKNPENWWLDNNISSVPYIVYQKNYNNPVKIDTYGGQVDMMPTISYLMGVDESKYINSALGRNLLKTNKSFAYLTNGTLRGTLSKEDQDLYKQVFDISDKMIKSDYFKNYTDK comes from the coding sequence ATGAATTTAACGAATTTAAAAGTTTCTATAATAGAAAATTTCAAAGCACAATTAACAAAGAATACAATTCTTAGAGTCGTTTTCTATTTACTACTAGTAATTTCAATAACACTTAAGGGGATTTATTTTCAAGGATTTGTAGGAAGTAAAACACCTTATAATTTTAGTTTTGGGACAGGCTATAGTTCTGTTTCTCCATTTATGAATTACTATATTGCATTTGCAGTAGTATTCTTAAGTTTTACACTTCTATTTAAAGGAAAAGGAAAATGGATATTCCCATTAATAATAAATGCTCTACTAACATTTCTATTTGTATTAGATCTGTGGTATTTTCGTGGTTTCCAGACAGTTCCTTCTGTAATTGTTGCAACACAAACTGCTAACTTAGATAATATGTCTGGATCAATTTTATCACTTACTACAAAACTTGATTTTATATTTGTTATAGATTTTTTAGTATTAATTCCTTATATAATTATTTTTAGAAAGAGCTTTAAAAAGGTAAAAAGTAATTTTAAAGGCTTTGCAGCTGCTTTTCTAATTTCTATTATATACATTGGTTATGTTCCTTTTAATATAAATGTTTTAGGAAATAAAGATGTTAGGAACTCCTATTTATTTTCTAACTATGATGCAACGAATACAGCTAAGTACTTTTCTTCTATCGGCTATCACTTATTTGATGTTTATAATACATATAAAGATTTAAAGCCATATAAGTTAACCGCAGATGAACAAAAAGAAGTTAAAGACTTCTATGCTAAAAAGAATGAAAATTTACCTGACAACAACTATAAAGGATTATTTAATGGTAAAAATCTTTTAATAATTCAAGTGGAATCCTTAGAGAACTTTGTAATTGGACAAAAAGCTGATGGCCAAGAAATAACTCCAAACTTAAACAAAATTTTAAATAACTCAATATACTTCCCTCATGTTTTTGAACAAGTTAATGAAGGTACAAGTTCTGATTCAGACTTAATGGTTAATACTGGCATGCTTCCACTGAAGAAAGGAAGTACATTCTTTAGATATCCAAATAGGGATTATATATCACTTCCTAAACTATTAGGGGATAAGGGTTATGAATCAACTGCTATACATCCTGATAAGGGAAGCTTCTGGAACTATGCTGATGGACTAAAGGGAATTGGGTTCAATAACTTTATAGACTACTATTCCTTTAATCCTGATGAAGTTATAGGACTTGGATTAAGCGATGAAACTTATTTTAAGCAAGTAGTACCTATGATTAAGAAAATGAAACAACCTTTTTATACTTTTACAGTAACATTAACAAACCATGGTCCTTTTGAACTACCTGATAAATATAAAGAATTAAATTTAACTGGTGAATTAAAAGATTCTTTATTAGGTAATTCCTTCCAAACAGTGCATTATACAGATAAACAAATAGGAATGTTCTTAAATGAGTTAGATAAAAATGGATTGCTTGATAATACTGTTGTTGTAATTGAAGGTGACCACACTGGAGTCCACAAATATTATAATGATAAAGTTAATGAAATGAAAAACCCAGAAAATTGGTGGTTAGATAATAATATTTCATCAGTTCCATATATAGTTTATCAAAAGAATTACAATAATCCTGTAAAGATTGATACTTATGGTGGACAAGTTGATATGATGCCAACTATATCATATTTGATGGGTGTTGATGAAAGTAAGTATATCAATAGTGCTTTAGGAAGAAACTTATTAAAAACAAATAAATCCTTTGCTTATTTGACTAATGGAACACTAAGAGGAACATTAAGCAAAGAAGATCAAGATTTATATAAGCAAGTTTTTGATATCTCTGATAAAATGATTAAGAGTGATTATTTTAAGAATTACACAGATAAATAA
- a CDS encoding NAD(P)/FAD-dependent oxidoreductase, producing MMTVYDLVIIGGGPAGMSSALKAKENGIDNILIIEREEYLGGALMPCIHYGFGEKILNKKVTGTELMQHLVDKIEESRIECKLSSLVLDVTKDKIITYVNSNDGIVSIKGKSIIFATGAREKYTGNIEIATKSYSGIYTLGTAHKFVNLQGYLPGKSIIIFGTNDRALIIARRLITEGASVKALIESSNEIRARITENREIIDLYNIPIYFNSKIKDVFGKERITGLVIENVISKERKELLCDSLLLTVAWKSEIDLLKKAKVELVDNNEAAYVNDKFMTSQKGVFAVGSVLNPRYWADDAIIQGEKAGEEVAKLIRSTSKA from the coding sequence ATGATGACAGTTTATGATTTAGTAATTATCGGTGGAGGACCTGCTGGAATGTCTTCAGCTTTAAAAGCGAAGGAGAATGGAATAGATAATATTCTTATTATAGAAAGAGAAGAATATTTAGGTGGAGCACTTATGCCTTGCATTCATTATGGATTTGGTGAGAAGATTTTAAATAAAAAAGTAACAGGTACGGAATTAATGCAGCATCTTGTTGATAAGATTGAGGAAAGCAGAATAGAGTGTAAGTTATCTTCCTTAGTTTTAGATGTTACAAAAGATAAAATAATAACATATGTAAATTCTAATGATGGAATAGTATCAATTAAAGGTAAAAGTATCATTTTCGCAACTGGAGCAAGAGAAAAATATACTGGAAATATAGAAATAGCTACAAAAAGCTATTCAGGTATTTATACATTAGGAACAGCACATAAGTTTGTAAATTTACAGGGATATTTGCCAGGAAAGTCGATAATAATTTTTGGTACTAATGATAGAGCACTTATTATTGCTAGAAGACTTATTACAGAAGGTGCAAGTGTTAAAGCTTTAATTGAAAGTAGTAATGAAATTAGGGCAAGGATTACGGAGAATAGGGAGATTATAGATTTATATAATATTCCAATTTACTTTAATTCAAAAATAAAAGATGTTTTTGGGAAAGAGAGAATAACAGGGCTTGTAATTGAAAATGTAATCTCTAAAGAACGAAAAGAGTTGTTGTGTGATAGCTTACTGCTTACAGTAGCATGGAAATCTGAAATAGATCTCTTAAAGAAAGCAAAAGTAGAGTTAGTTGATAATAATGAAGCAGCTTATGTAAATGATAAATTTATGACATCTCAAAAAGGTGTATTTGCTGTAGGATCAGTATTAAATCCAAGGTATTGGGCTGATGATGCTATTATTCAAGGAGAAAAAGCAGGGGAAGAGGTTGCTAAGCTTATTCGTTCAACCAGTAAGGCTTAG
- a CDS encoding histidine kinase, which yields MNKKRILFTIIIVTQGLLIKFLPNYWLIIILLSCIIFTILTSSKFQVGGREITLDTHFLFNAINTIIYYCRADANIARRLLLDLSGYLRYFLENKNITVKLKEELDVLDAYLSIQKARFQEKFDYSIAESNSVFIIFKNSIIDLCYFLLREGIIKSKGSGRIDIIDIIEKDHLLLEINYLGNFPQNIDEFSMNFHRKYGYEIKTTRNDNGVILRIVMAKNNLKE from the coding sequence ATGAATAAAAAAAGAATTTTGTTTACAATTATTATAGTTACACAAGGTTTATTGATTAAATTTCTTCCTAATTATTGGTTAATAATTATTTTATTAAGCTGCATAATTTTCACTATATTAACTAGTAGTAAGTTTCAAGTTGGAGGTAGAGAAATAACATTAGATACTCATTTTTTATTTAACGCTATTAATACTATCATCTATTATTGTAGGGCAGACGCAAATATTGCACGACGATTACTGCTAGATCTAAGTGGATACCTTAGATACTTTCTTGAAAATAAAAATATCACCGTAAAGTTAAAAGAGGAGTTAGATGTATTAGATGCATATCTTTCAATACAGAAGGCTAGATTTCAAGAAAAATTTGATTATTCTATTGCGGAAAGTAATAGTGTATTTATTATATTCAAGAATTCTATAATAGATTTATGTTACTTTTTGCTAAGGGAAGGAATAATAAAAAGTAAGGGGTCAGGAAGAATTGACATAATCGATATCATAGAAAAAGACCATTTACTATTAGAAATCAATTACTTAGGAAATTTTCCTCAAAATATCGATGAATTCAGTATGAATTTCCATAGAAAATATGGATATGAAATTAAAACAACCAGAAATGATAATGGTGTAATATTAAGAATAGTAATGGCGAAAAATAACCTTAAGGAGTAG
- a CDS encoding LytR/AlgR family response regulator transcription factor gives MLKIALVDDENIALEELEYLLLKENDVKIIGKYTDPHQAIKEIKELEPDVVFLDVSMPEINGFMVAEEIKKLRRNIEIVFITAHGDYAIKAFEIDARDYVLKPFHPRRIENTMNRLRAKIYDNYSVVKPKLVKKIPIKYNDKLSLLDVESIIYCSASEGNVEVITSNGSFISEEPLNSMESRLVDFNFIKCHRKYLVNLDLIENIIPWASGTYILKLKGTEEKVPVSRNYQKTIKEIFKI, from the coding sequence ATGTTAAAAATAGCTTTGGTTGATGATGAGAATATTGCATTGGAAGAATTGGAGTATTTACTTTTAAAAGAAAACGACGTAAAAATCATTGGTAAATATACAGACCCTCATCAGGCGATTAAAGAAATCAAGGAATTAGAACCAGATGTGGTTTTTTTAGATGTTTCCATGCCAGAAATAAATGGATTCATGGTTGCTGAAGAGATTAAGAAATTACGCCGAAATATTGAGATAGTTTTTATTACTGCTCATGGGGATTATGCGATTAAAGCATTTGAGATTGATGCAAGGGACTATGTGTTAAAACCATTTCATCCAAGAAGAATAGAAAATACTATGAATAGGCTTAGGGCTAAAATTTATGATAACTATTCTGTAGTAAAGCCTAAGTTAGTTAAAAAAATACCTATTAAATATAATGATAAGTTAAGTTTATTAGATGTTGAAAGTATAATTTATTGTTCAGCAAGTGAAGGTAATGTTGAAGTAATAACTTCAAATGGTTCTTTTATATCAGAAGAACCTTTAAATTCAATGGAATCAAGATTAGTTGATTTTAATTTTATTAAATGCCATAGAAAGTATTTAGTAAATTTAGATTTAATAGAAAATATTATTCCCTGGGCGAGTGGAACGTACATATTAAAATTGAAAGGGACAGAGGAAAAGGTTCCTGTAAGTAGAAATTATCAAAAAACTATTAAGGAAATTTTTAAGATATAG
- a CDS encoding alpha/beta fold hydrolase, protein MNMLHHSNGINRLKYKKNKNIPKVIKTTVYVIIFILLSLAVFQLVLGKVYNEKYKSRFKYTRIDEKKVFYNDSGSGELTIVFDSDLGLDLNEWNSIEKSFKEKYNIKTFQYNRLGYGNNDGGSRVDLKKQADDLRLTLKKANITGPYILVGSGYGSLVMTNFANTYPEIVKGVVLINPINEEYIKDKEYIKNFSDSKFKYKVEYISAYFGISYFREKLGLLKVPEGVVTSGDEELASEYMSNRIRSKYSQAIYNEIINLENGDSSSQIEGMLGDNPLAIVSREENMDKDKKLLALSKSRYITQISTNSKGQYIPVSDKEKTLEAINYVLEKAKVNAKK, encoded by the coding sequence ATGAATATGCTTCATCATTCTAATGGTATAAATAGACTCAAGTATAAGAAAAACAAAAATATTCCAAAGGTCATTAAAACTACAGTTTATGTAATTATTTTTATATTATTATCTTTAGCTGTATTTCAACTTGTTTTAGGAAAAGTATACAATGAGAAGTATAAGTCGAGGTTTAAATATACAAGAATAGATGAAAAAAAAGTATTTTATAATGATTCGGGATCAGGTGAACTTACAATAGTATTTGACTCAGATTTGGGATTAGATTTAAATGAATGGAATTCCATAGAAAAAAGTTTTAAAGAAAAATATAATATTAAAACTTTTCAGTATAATAGATTAGGTTATGGAAATAATGATGGAGGAAGTAGAGTCGATTTAAAAAAGCAGGCAGATGATTTGCGATTGACACTAAAGAAGGCAAATATAACAGGTCCATATATATTGGTAGGTTCAGGATACGGTTCATTAGTTATGACTAACTTTGCTAATACATATCCGGAGATAGTAAAAGGGGTTGTGCTTATCAATCCCATAAATGAAGAATATATAAAGGACAAGGAGTATATCAAAAATTTTTCAGATAGTAAATTTAAATATAAAGTAGAGTATATAAGTGCATATTTTGGAATATCATACTTTAGAGAAAAATTAGGGTTATTAAAAGTACCAGAAGGTGTGGTTACATCAGGTGATGAAGAATTAGCAAGTGAATATATGTCTAACAGAATAAGAAGTAAGTATTCCCAAGCTATCTATAATGAAATAATAAATTTAGAGAATGGAGATAGCTCTTCTCAAATAGAAGGAATGTTGGGGGATAACCCTCTTGCAATAGTATCTAGAGAAGAAAATATGGATAAAGATAAGAAGTTATTAGCTTTGTCAAAATCAAGATATATTACTCAGATATCAACAAACAGTAAAGGACAATATATACCAGTATCTGACAAAGAAAAAACTTTAGAAGCAATAAACTATGTGTTAGAAAAAGCAAAGGTGAACGCCAAGAAATAA
- a CDS encoding GDSL-type esterase/lipase family protein: MDIVFLGDSLTFGYGVHKEDSWVNRICANCNFSYLNKGVNGDTTVGMLSRVWRDVINIAPKFCFILAGTNDFLMERPYKTILENIVLLHKECEDNNIKTTILIPPFIDKNKSINLWSSYPDYNQINKSIINLKNELVNIFDKEKIIDLYSVTEEAYFNGEDIYIDGIHLNKKGHILISEYIVNKLKQKS, from the coding sequence ATGGATATAGTTTTTTTAGGTGATAGTCTTACTTTTGGATATGGTGTACATAAGGAGGACTCCTGGGTAAACAGAATATGTGCAAATTGTAATTTTTCTTATTTAAATAAAGGTGTAAATGGGGATACAACTGTAGGAATGCTTTCAAGAGTTTGGCGCGATGTAATTAATATTGCACCAAAATTTTGCTTCATTCTTGCTGGTACAAATGATTTTTTAATGGAAAGGCCTTATAAAACTATATTAGAAAATATTGTTTTATTGCATAAGGAATGCGAAGATAACAACATTAAAACCACCATCTTGATTCCACCTTTCATAGATAAGAATAAATCAATAAACCTTTGGAGTTCCTATCCTGATTATAATCAAATAAACAAATCAATAATTAATCTAAAGAACGAGTTAGTAAATATATTTGATAAGGAAAAAATAATTGATTTATACTCTGTTACTGAAGAAGCTTACTTTAATGGTGAAGATATCTATATTGATGGTATTCATTTAAATAAAAAGGGACATATTCTAATATCAGAGTATATAGTAAATAAATTGAAGCAGAAATCATAG